ACGCAATACGAAACTGTCCCTACCGTTCTCCGCTGCGCTTAGCGAAGGAGGAAGGAGTAATCAAGAGATGAAACACTAGGTCAGAGTGCGCACAGATAAATACAGAGAAAGGCTTGCAAAGGGATGCGGCTACCTGTGCGGTGACGACAACTCAAGTATCCTGCAGTGCTCCATTTCTAGAAAGAAGCCCAGAAAAAAACCGTCCAAGCAGGGCAGATGGGTTTGGATATGGGCCGAATGGGAGCAACGTCGACCAAATCGGTGCAATTTATTggatagtgtgtaggatacaatTTCGTCATGTTACAGGCGCTTAAACTATGGGGAGACGTTTTAAACCTGCCGGGGATCTAAGCGGAGGGCAACATGTCGCTGATGCGATCAGGTAGATCGTAAAACGAAGACTTGAAGTTATCTGCAGCGATTGTGGCATCTAGTGAGAACATTACACATAATGCGGCGTCAAGGTTCGATCCTCAGGGGTAGCGCGCGGCTAACATTATCAGCATCCTACAAATTAGTATGCACCGGGATAGAACTgttcagttgctagcacagctTGCTGCGGATGTGCTTATCAGTCAACAATATCGAAACAAGGACCTAGTCACATAGTGTTTTGTTATCAGGTATCGCTCCCATCTGCGTCTCGGACGGCCCCGGTCTTCGGGTTCGGGCTCAAAATAGCTTTGTCTGAATTCGGTGTTAagagataacgtttttcatTGTTTCCCTAACACCAGATGAGGAGATACCGAGTGTTCGACCTAAGCCTAATCCCCTACAAATACGTTGCGTTGAAGGACACTTCGGGGTTGTTGGCGCTGTAGCTGGCACGATAAATGATAACGGCTGTTTGCAGGGCTTCTATCTTTCAGAGGGCATCAAGCCGGGACAAGccctccattcttctttttcttcagcctttgtcccgttcacaagcggggtcggcaagCCCTCCATGGATAGGTGAAATGCGGAAATCGCCGATCTGCAGAATAGTGTCACAAACTTTGCCGTTTGTCACAATGCTTGAAATATCGGGAGGAGGCATACACCAGAATGACTGAGTATACTTCAGATAAAAGGAGACTGcaacgcgataaataaaagcaaagctcgccgcTGGCAAGAAGTAGCCAACGAGGTGGATGGAGATATATGGGCACTTGGTTATAAACGGGTCACCCGGGGCTCGCTAGTGTCCAATGGTAGCCCGGCAGAGCtatataaattttccatgagtGCAACGCTGTCTATCCGACTCTCTCTTCCCGGACGCATTAAACAGACACCGAAATTATGCTTACTTCCTGGCAAGCAGAGTATTATAATACAGTAtcttaccagtcgactcagctgtgaatgagtacctgagtcaaatcaggataataatctcgggtcagcgcaatgctgatcatgcCTTctatactgtaatcctgtattgtaccgttacggtcttgaatgaagtgctttaacatacttcaaggccctgatccaattggattgttgcgccaaaaattattattattatttcacggAGAACATCGGTGGcggcatctgtcagtcgaattaacaacattcgaaataaataaatttcgaatgttgttaaccctactCCGCCACAATGCAATATCATGGAACCCACTATTAGCAATGTCGACGAGTGGATCGGTGTAGAACAGTAAAGAAGTCGTGCTAGCTTCTCTAAAAATCGTGTTGACCGTTGAAGCTCATTACCAGGGATGGACAACGGTTTCACGTAGGTGCAGTTGACGCGCTGCGCCCCAAATAGGGGCAACCGTAAATCGTGGTGAATTGAGTACTGAATATCTGGCTTCATCCCCGGATTCCCCTCTCAATTTATTTGTATCCACTCCGGGGACATATTTTATGGCTTCTTTTTGATTAAGGACACGGTTTTCAGaattcttctctttttttttaatttgcattCCTTTCTTTCAGGGCGCGGGACATAATGATGTTGAACTTCATGGTCAATATTTTGATCGCCTTAGAAAATTCCTAAATGTAGAACTAGTCAAATGACAATTAAAGAGCCAGCCAAATCCGGGACAAGCGGGAACTGCTAAAGAGGACAATGACGGTAAATTACTCATCTAGAAACTCATCATCTATCAAACTGTTTTCGTTTATGTGTTTCGTTTCAGCTTCAACATCCAGTTCCGTGTCAACAAAGGCTTTGGCTGAAAAACTTCTCTAGCATAAGGGGCCCGGCTTTTGTGCCGTCTCCTATTCATTCAAGAGCTGCACCACCACCACCGTCACTACATCTAACAAAAAATTGCCCTCTATCACAGATTCTCTAGCTCGAATGGATAGCACCAATAACCGAGCGGCTGAAAGTCAGGGCCAGCGCTTATCAACatatgcatcatcatcatcgtcttcCTATCCTCATAATCcaaaaaattcaccaaaaacACCAAAGAAATCATCGACGACGGTGACAACTGCTACCACCGGAGCTGCTGACAAGTTATCCAATCGCAGCTCGAGCAAAGAAGAATCCCTTTCACCGCATCGTCTTATTTCCGGCTACAACAGCTACACTAGCATTAATTCCCCAATAGCAAAAGAGAATCACACAGAATGTGTTCTGAAATGTACTTGCAAACATTCTAGCTATACTTCATTGCGATCTCCGAAACAGCACGGGCAGGGTGGAGTTGCAGCGTGTGGAACGGTATATGAGAAAAGTGTTCAGAAGATCTCGAAAATTAGTTGCGATGCGGCTACTAGTCCAAATCGGTTCAGTCATAGGAGTCCGCAGATCAACATGCGGCTGAATGGATCGGATGCATCAACGGCTTGCAATGAGTTGCGCATTAGCGATGAAAAGACCATTACGGCAAAAACGAACGCCAGTCCCCGTCGTTTAATAGCAACTCGCAATGCCGCTACGAGCCCCGGCCTCGATAAACGTAAGCAGCTGAATCCGAAATGTGAATTGCAGCCGAAAAGTCCTGATGTCTCGGTAAAAACCATTCTTGAAAAATCGAATTCGCTCGGCGACTCAAAACCCTCGCGTACTCTACGAACGACTCGCAGCCTATCGCCTCGGCCACCTGTACGCCATCAGCATGCCATAACTGTATGCGATGAAAATGATATTGTCTCAGTGAAAATATCCCCGAATGAGGAATTCGAAGAGGAGTGTGAGGCAAGGTTTCTGAAGAAAAGATATAAAGCCCAGAGCGAACAAACATCTCCTAATCTATCAGATCTAGGAACAACTTTTAGTTATGAGAATCGTGCGAACAATAAAAGTACAGGGTGTCTGGTTTACGTGCCATCTGATCCTTGGATGAAAATGCCTGATGCCGAAGAATCAGCAAAACCggagaagaagaaaaggggTAAACATGGGAAATTTTCACCGGAGGTACGGTCTTTAAGCCGGGGAAACTTGGTACCACTGAACGATGATCCATGGATCTGGCGTAACAGTCCAGACTCTGCAGCATCCAGGCCCAGATCACCCAAGCAAGAAATATACCGTCAAGCAAAATCATTTTCTGTAACGAAATTTGAGCTCGCTGATATTTCGAAAATAACAAAAGCCTCAGCTGCTGCAAAGAGTGAGAAAACTTCGAGTGCCAAAAATTCAAGCCGCCCCAAATTACAACGCTGCAAGTCTCCAATAGTGATCGATGATGAGTCAGTAccatttctgaacgactccggGCGAACCTGTACGTGCAATGCTGCTGCTTCCGCGGTGGATGTTGGCAAGCAACAGCAGAATTTACTATCTCCTCGAAAAGACATTGGCAACAAGGAAACTGCTTCTAATAACCAAAATCCTTTGAATTGTAACACTGCAACGAAAACTTTTTTAAACGTCACTAATTCAAATTTGATGCAATCCCGCCACAGCTTCTCATCAATTTCTCAAAAAGATGACGAGCTTCAGTTGAATATTCGTCGGCTCAGTGAGCAAATTAAAAAGCCCAGCGAGAGCACCATCAGCGGTACGAGTGGGCCAAGTGGCGCAGACTTTACAGACTACTTGAACCAGTTCCGCACGGTGGAGGCGCAGAAAGCTAAAGCTGCTGCGGCCGCAATCACATCTCGAAACTCAACTAAGAACGTACCGGATGCCGTGCTGGAGACGACATGCTAAAGTGGTGGCGTGCATCTCGAGACtatgatagaatccaaagtGATGTAGAAGGAATCAAAAAGTAGTTTTAAATTGAACCGATCAAACTCGATTTTAGAAGCAATCACACCAATAGTAGACCGTAAGAATATTTAACGTACTCTGAAAATTTGTAGGAATTTCACTAGCCGAACCATATCCCAGATGGTCACCATTCGAATAACTTAGATCTCGAAGATTATTGGATTTTATCATAGGCTTGCATGCGAGTCTGAGGTCAACCTTAACCTTAGAAGCACTTTCCTGGTTTCGCCACTCATCAAGTGCAAATTGCAAATGAAAAGCAGTATCTCCTTTTTTTAGGATAATCCGATTAGGAAATATTACGTCTAAGCTCTTTTTTACAGTAGAAATACATATAATCGTTTTAATTGATTCTAATTGTAAGGTTAGCGCTTAATTTGTCTAGTACTTAAGTCGTTTACTGCATTACGCATTATATTGAACAAGTGACATAATTGGATACATAAGGCAAGATGTGAAACGAGACCGAAAACTATTACTAGCTCGTAAGATGTTTCAACGCAAATTGCAATCTTTTTCACACATTTTAGTCAACTTCTACAACTACCAACATCGTTCTTGTGCAATGTGTTATTTTATGCCGCGAAGTTGTACGTGGAGAGTCAGACCTCATTCGCTCATTACAAGTGATGACGACGATACATATTatgagaaatgaaaaaaaatatgaatattcaaCTCGATTAGATAGATAGGATTTAAATTCAACGAATTGCAAGCAAAACAGGCCGAATATTGCGGCAGATTGTTTGTGATTTCACTTATTTATAAATGCATATGGAAACAATGTAAAATTCTAATTTTTACAAGTTATAtcgtatttatttt
The window above is part of the Hermetia illucens chromosome 3, iHerIll2.2.curated.20191125, whole genome shotgun sequence genome. Proteins encoded here:
- the LOC119651370 gene encoding uncharacterized protein LOC119651370; amino-acid sequence: MDSTNNRAAESQGQRLSTYASSSSSSYPHNPKNSPKTPKKSSTTVTTATTGAADKLSNRSSSKEESLSPHRLISGYNSYTSINSPIAKENHTECVLKCTCKHSSYTSLRSPKQHGQGGVAACGTVYEKSVQKISKISCDAATSPNRFSHRSPQINMRLNGSDASTACNELRISDEKTITAKTNASPRRLIATRNAATSPGLDKRKQLNPKCELQPKSPDVSVKTILEKSNSLGDSKPSRTLRTTRSLSPRPPVRHQHAITVCDENDIVSVKISPNEEFEEECEARFLKKRYKAQSEQTSPNLSDLGTTFSYENRANNKSTGCLVYVPSDPWMKMPDAEESAKPEKKKRGKHGKFSPEVRSLSRGNLVPLNDDPWIWRNSPDSAASRPRSPKQEIYRQAKSFSVTKFELADISKITKASAAAKSEKTSSAKNSSRPKLQRCKSPIVIDDESVPFLNDSGRTCTCNAAASAVDVGKQQQNLLSPRKDIGNKETASNNQNPLNCNTATKTFLNVTNSNLMQSRHSFSSISQKDDELQLNIRRLSEQIKKPSESTISGTSGPSGADFTDYLNQFRTVEAQKAKAAAAAITSRNSTKNVPDAVLETTC